In one Silene latifolia isolate original U9 population chromosome 10, ASM4854445v1, whole genome shotgun sequence genomic region, the following are encoded:
- the LOC141607107 gene encoding uncharacterized protein LOC141607107 encodes MAGDQAVDTTFKIDPLSPFYLGSHDIPSIKISSISLTHSNYEDWSRDIRMSLKSRRKFGFCDGTIKKPTEENLLAQWEVVHCTIVRWIRNMIDPSVISSVPFVEDAAVLWRDLEERFAVVDGTSIHSLKTDLANCKQLKGN; translated from the exons ATGGCTGGTGATCAAGCCGTCGATACTACCTTCAAAATCGATCCTTTATCACCTTTTTATCTCGGATCTCATGACATTCCAAGCATAAAAATTTCTAGCATTTCTCTAACTCATTCTAATTATGAGGATTGGAGCCGTGACATCCGTATGTCGCTTAAGTCTCGTCGCAAATTCGGATTCTGCGACGGTACTATCAAAAAACCTACTGAGGAAAACTTGCTTGCACAATGGGAAGTGGTACATTGCACGATTGTTCGCTGGATTCGAAACATGATCGATCCATCGGTCATCTCCAGTGTACCATTTGTTGAAGATGCTGCTGTTCTTTGGCGCGATTTGGAGGAACGTTTCGCTGTTGTTGATGGAACTTCCATTCATTCACTTAAGACCGATCTCGCTAATTGTAAACAACTCAAAG GCAACTAA
- the LOC141607126 gene encoding uncharacterized protein LOC141607126 isoform X2, whose translation MSFTCPKSSNNSSKFEDRNPDSELCPDYFRWIHEDLKPWKSRGITRKTLEKAKDIAHFRLVIVNGKAYVEKYKQPYQTRDVLTLWGILQLMKMYPGKLPDLDIMFQCGDKTVIEKKDYQVINGSISPIPPPVFHYCGDDSSFDIVFPDWTFWGWTETYIRPWNSVIDELKDANNKIKWVEREPYAFWKGNLFNGHRNDLAKCNSSEDWNAQIYNMDWDLEAKEGFRDAKMAKQCMHKYVRTMQY comes from the exons ATGTCCTTTACATGTCCAAAATCGAGCAATAACTCCTCAAAGTTCGAGGACAGAAACCCCGACTCAGAATTATGTCCGGATTACTTCAGATGGATCCATGAAGATTTGAAGCCATGGAAAAGCAGAGGAATCACTCGGAAAACGCTTGAAAAGGCGAAGGATATAGCACATTTTCGACTAGTCATCGTAAATGGTAAGGCATATGTAGAAAAATATAAGCAGCCTTACCAAACAAGAGATGTTCTTACACTGTGGGGGATATTGCAGCTGATGAAGATGTACCCGGGAAAATTACCCGATTTGGATATAATGTTCCAATGCGGTGATAAAACCGTGATTGAGAAAAAAGATTACCAAGTAATTAACGGTAGCATTAGTCCGATTCCACCACCTGTTTTTCATTATTGTGGGGATGATTCGTCGTTTGATATTGTCTTTCCTGACTGGACCTTCTGGGGTTG GACTGAGACGTATATAAGGCCTTGGAATTCTGTAATAGACGAGCTCAAGGATGCGAATAACAAGATCAAATGGGTCGAGAGGGAGCCGTATGCGTTTTGGAAAGGGAACCTATTTAATGGTCACAGAAACGACCTAGCGAAATGCAATTCATCCGAGGATTGGAATGCTCAAATTTATAACATG GATTGGGATCTCGAAGCAAAGGAAGGATTCAGAGATGCAAAAATGGCTAAGCAATGCATGCACAAGTATGTGAGAACTATGCAATATTGA
- the LOC141607126 gene encoding uncharacterized protein LOC141607126 isoform X1, with protein sequence MFAYLYLIVQYFRPTEWSMKKWAISFLTSFLLLAILLPSYWVAITDNSSLQKGLSNSDKRLKRRIDDAVQSIICSKTMSFTCPKSSNNSSKFEDRNPDSELCPDYFRWIHEDLKPWKSRGITRKTLEKAKDIAHFRLVIVNGKAYVEKYKQPYQTRDVLTLWGILQLMKMYPGKLPDLDIMFQCGDKTVIEKKDYQVINGSISPIPPPVFHYCGDDSSFDIVFPDWTFWGWTETYIRPWNSVIDELKDANNKIKWVEREPYAFWKGNLFNGHRNDLAKCNSSEDWNAQIYNMVRMSK encoded by the exons ATGTTTGCATATTTATACTTAATTGTACAATATTTTAGACCAACAGAATGGTCGATGAAGAAATGGGCAATTTctttcttgacttccttcctccttcttgcCATACTTCTACCTTCTTATTGGGTTGCCATT ACAGACAATTCATCGTTGCAAAAAGGTCTCTCAAATTCGGACAAACGATTGAAAAGAAGGATTGACGATGCAGTTCAATCAATCATCTGTTCGAAAACAATGTCCTTTACATGTCCAAAATCGAGCAATAACTCCTCAAAGTTCGAGGACAGAAACCCCGACTCAGAATTATGTCCGGATTACTTCAGATGGATCCATGAAGATTTGAAGCCATGGAAAAGCAGAGGAATCACTCGGAAAACGCTTGAAAAGGCGAAGGATATAGCACATTTTCGACTAGTCATCGTAAATGGTAAGGCATATGTAGAAAAATATAAGCAGCCTTACCAAACAAGAGATGTTCTTACACTGTGGGGGATATTGCAGCTGATGAAGATGTACCCGGGAAAATTACCCGATTTGGATATAATGTTCCAATGCGGTGATAAAACCGTGATTGAGAAAAAAGATTACCAAGTAATTAACGGTAGCATTAGTCCGATTCCACCACCTGTTTTTCATTATTGTGGGGATGATTCGTCGTTTGATATTGTCTTTCCTGACTGGACCTTCTGGGGTTG GACTGAGACGTATATAAGGCCTTGGAATTCTGTAATAGACGAGCTCAAGGATGCGAATAACAAGATCAAATGGGTCGAGAGGGAGCCGTATGCGTTTTGGAAAGGGAACCTATTTAATGGTCACAGAAACGACCTAGCGAAATGCAATTCATCCGAGGATTGGAATGCTCAAATTTATAACATGGTAAGAATGTCGAAATAA